From a single Amphiprion ocellaris isolate individual 3 ecotype Okinawa chromosome 18, ASM2253959v1, whole genome shotgun sequence genomic region:
- the mki67 gene encoding proliferation marker protein Ki-67, translated as MPLHGKIVVIKRSGGDGTEFPLTATCLFGRNTDCDIRIQLPQVSREHCRIDLNENKEVVLTNLSSANPTRVNGEALQQSERLKHGDVITIIDRSFRFEYPPAPTPKKRSSRGGKTETLKVLQDQQDSAIVGTGEKRISEISTDPHLKDAANHDNIQRSLEKTVEMESKEDGSLVQSKTASPFNDLYQMIKKSLDVKTPRKSSASLLQTPSAKFCSPKPGSVRKSDGKCVIFTEDKSTPKNVQAKVLSGTPESVKKQKKVVKLPSTETAGPTGEEAEHPTRSEATSPRRRSSATPQKFTLSEVIEQVTAQTPKSPVRRRSKEGTPSKPAVTKQQDKQAMASPKTKHSPKPSPRSSEKAAKEVAKKRKSGELGTDLPAPKMKKKRVSFGGFLSPELFDKRLPPDSPLRKGATPRRSLSLLKPKESLLRRASVIGLLKEFDKDDLKKSPSGKSASPKTPTSAKKSPKSRSTSPKAASPGKNSPKSRSSSPKAASPAKKSPKSKSPSPKAASPAKNSPKSRSSSPKTASPAKKSPKSKSSSPKAASPAKNSPKSRSSSPKTASPAKKSPKSKSSSPKAASPEKKSPKSRSSSPKTTSPTGKRRSSQGVSCPAPQENAPSSGVTPVKTPVSSGVQTPTVQGRFSVSRISTPSPVIDVDVVTDQVPSLNVTPKIPIRRKSMKSASRKTPSISKSAVKMMHRKSGLSRVSMKVANSWANIVKFGETKAPVVAPPKKMIAKKTTKKAVPKPQTPARKLKGLVSTGHANSPATIVVGRAHKQKVVHPTGAAPRVVTNTALLKKNMKMDEDLTGISEMFKTPVNEKRKSVINENSAMTTPAGGLGTSVIEPSVLNTPEEPDEMMVSPLSVASTVKGRQYNREAVQRLLNGDQESSFVDDIPALETHSECSEEQHTDTKTTSVTTPKQKPELPESLTGVKRIMKTPRQKAEPVDDLRGKLLKTPKQKSEQKECLTGIKRIMKTPRQKAEPVEDLRGKILKTPKQKAEQQECLTAVKRIMKTPRQKAEPLEDIRGKLMTTPKQKPAQQECLTGVKRIFETPKQQAEPIEDLRGKLLKTPEAPEAGDVSLDGVKEVLQTPANVQESKDLSEMTNTKTPDMKSSPMVCLTGIKRIMKTPKQKSTPVEDMVGVKRLMRTPREKGEPIEENFGIKRLMKSPRLRGIAPVEDFEGLQELMEEPLTDPIGQLETNEDEDQMPVDDGVDVTKEVNANEVVNDHLEEPTGMETISQAAADENVTLEQPKVDAVDENIPEVESAAGKVTEMDTAVTDLGNDKKSARGRRAKTVESKPAQDKQEAPEPLEEPVVAAPVRGRRGKKTEATAPPAVRQTTRGRNAKTTESRDVELTVEESAPQPSKVAPKPKRGRNATKASDDQVEIIQGTVTEIEMAVEPESEPSPAAVDVDHKANDSAAPLEKAVLKPRRGRKAQQPEQSVPEQQDEPCMQTEDVPQADVTKEADANEACSDQMEVMPSGAENKSDAKKTILQTPETESLPDVETAACKVTEVNAGDVEKKSVRGRRAKVVESKEAEDKQEAAQYSEEPVITAPVRGRRGRKEEATAPPAVRQTKRGRNAKSQESSSDQPAVETQLMTEVSIEATSAQTSLINASQENGSAPPAEEAVVKPLRGRKTKQTPVEPAKPEPEQKDAVSGEQAQPQQPMPATAAKPRRGRKTKLDTEEQHEVAEDTVVKVETTLQSEPPVRSKRGRNAKQEVAVENNAKTAESQEPVQKGRRTRKTQQDHVEPREVQTTEVVPEKEEAPVAEPVTVNEQAPVATKPRRGGRKAKQDTESVTHVESTEVQEVPVVSSTSKHQRGRRGKQVSEEAAVTAEDPDCDLEAEEKKNAEPAAPVVKPSKARGVKTSVKNEISQTVPAKRARRGAAPPPEEASAESTESATTSIEPAKRGRRAAAKPTKDEATVTSDHANPSEDVNKAVVKDTKTSKRSVKWKSDLVVIEIPKATPVKAVRGRKSKLGDQVENKNVSQDANKPEEEDLSDKVAEARPAKRARRGAAADKAEATSHVDLKETAEAETQPKTRRGRSTKK; from the exons ATGCCATTACATGGGAAAATAGTCGTGATTAAGAGGAGTGGAGGAGATGGGACTGAATTTCCTCTCACTGCAACATGCTTATTTGGAAG AAACACTGACTGCGATATTCGTATTCAGCTTCCTCAAGTCTCCAGAGAGCATTGCAGAATTGActtgaatgaaaacaaagag GTTGTTTTGACCAATTTGAGCTCAGCAAATCCAACACGTGTCAATGGAGAGGCTTTGCAGCAGTCTGAACGTCTGAAGCATGGAGATGTCATAACTATTATTGATCGTTCTTTCAG GTTTGAGTACCCTCCAGCACCCACACCAAAGAAGAGGTCTTCCAGAGGAGGCAAAACAGAAACCCTCAAA GTCCTGCAAGATCAGCAAGACAGTGCTATAGTTGGAACTGGGGAAAAGAGGATCTCTGAAATATCCACAG atccTCATCTTAAAGATGCAGCTAACCATGACAATATTCAGCGATCCCTGGAGAAAACTGTGGAGATGGAGTCCAAGGAAGATGGCAGTCTGGTGCAAAGCAAGACCGCCTCCCCTTTCAATGATCTGtatcaaatgatcaaaaagtcTTTGGATGTCAAGACCCCTAGGAAGTCTTCTGCCAGTCTGCTTCAGACACCTTCCGCAAAATTTTGCTCTCCAAAACCTGGCTCTGTCAGAAAGAGTGAtggaaaatgtgtgatttttacaGAAGACAAAAGCACTCCCAAGAATGTTCAAGCTAAAGTTTTAAGTGGAACCCCAGAGTCtgtaaagaagcagaaaaaagttGTCAAGCTTCCCTCTACTGAGACAGCTGGACCAACCGGGGAAGAAGCTGAACATCCTACCAGGTCTGAAGCAACTTCACCTCGGAGGAGAAGCAGTGCAACTCCACAGAAGTTTACTCTGAGTGAGGTTATTGAGCAAGTTACCGCTCAAACACCCAAATCACCTGTGAGACGGAGGAGTAAGGAAGGCACACCTTCCAAACCTGCGGTGACTAAGCAACAAGACAAGCAAGCAATGGCTTCTCCCAAAACTAAGCATTCTCCTAAACCATcaccaaggagctcagagaaaGCTGCAaaag AAGTGGCCAAAAAACGCAAAAGTGGAGAACTTGGAACAGACCTGCCAGCGccgaaaatgaagaagaaacgGGTTTCCTTTGGAGGTTTCCTGAGCCCAGAGTTATTTGACAAACGGCTGCCTCCTGACTCTCCGTTACGTAAGGGGGCCACTCCAAGGAGAAGCTTGTCTCTCTTAAAACCCAAAGAATCACTTCTTAGACGGGCATCCGTCATTGGCTTGCTAAAA GAGTTTGACAAAGACGATCTTAAGAAGTCACCGAGTGGCAAGAGTGCTTCTCCTAAAACCCCAACATCTGCAAAGAAGTCACCAAAATCCAGGTCCACTTCTCCTAAAGCAGCCTCCCCTGGGAAGAACTCTCCCAAGTCCAGGTCCTCTTCACCTAAGGCAGCATCTCCTGCCAAGAAGTCACCAAAATCCAAGTCCCCTTCTCCCAAAGCAGCATCACCTGCAAAGAACTCTCCCAAATCCAGGTCCTCTTCACCTAAGACAGCATCTCCTGCCAAGAAGTCACCTAAATCCAAGTCCTCTTCTCCCAAAGCAGCATCACCTGCAAAGAACTCTCCCAAATCCAGGTCCTCTTCACCTAAGACAGCATCTCCTGCCAAGAAGTCACCTAAATCCAAGTCCTCTTCTCCCAAAGCAGCATCACCTGAAAAGAAGTCTCCCAAATCCAGGTCCTCTTCACCTAAGACAACCTCTCCCACTGGGAAAAGAAGGTCATCTCAAGGAGTATCCTGTCCTGCCCCTCAGGAAAATGCCCCCTCATCTGGTGTAACACCAGTGAAAACCCCCGTGAGTTCAGGAGTGCAGACGCCCACAGTGCAAGGACGCTTCTCTGTGTCACGCATCAGCACACCCTCTCCAGTTATCGATGTCGACGTTGTCACTGACCAGGTGCCTTCACTCAATGTTACCCCTAAAATACCTATAAGGAGGAAGAGCATGAAGAGTGCCTCGAGGAAGACTCCGAGTATTTCCAAGAGTGCtgtaaaaatgatgcacagAAAGAGTGGCCTCTCACGAGTATCAATGAAAG TCGCAAATTCCTGGGCAAACATTGTGAAATTTGGGGAAACTAAGGCTCCAGTTGTAGCTCCACCTAAAAAGATGATTGCTAAAAAGACAACGAAGAAGGCAGTACCCAAACCACAG ACCCCTGCAAGAAAACTGAAGGGCCTTGTGAGCACTGGACATGCAAATTCACCTGCTACCATAGTTGTGGGTAGAGCTCACAAACAAAAGGTTGTACATCCAACTGGTGCTGCACCAAGAGTGGTCACCAACACTGCACTCCtaaaaaagaacatgaaaatgGATGAGGACCTAACTG GTATTTCTGAGATGTTCAAAACTCCTGTAAATGAAAAGAGGAAGTCAGTAATCAATGAAAACAGTGCTATGACGACACCAGCGGGAGGTCTTGGCACATCTGTGATAGAACCATCAGTGCTGAACACACCAGAGGAGCCAG ATGAAATGATGGTGTCTCCACTGAGTGTTGCATCTACAGTAAAAGGCAGACAATACAACCGTGAGGCAGTACAACGCCTCCTTAATGGAGACCAAGAATCTAGCTTTGTTGATGACATCCCTGCCTTGGAGACTCACTCCGAGTGTAGTGAGGAGCAGCACACAGATACAAAGACAACCTCTGTAACTACTCCCAAACAGAAGCCAGAATTACCAGAGAGTCTTACTGGAGTTAAGAGAATCATGAAGACACCAAGACAGAAGGCAGAACCTGTTGACGATTTGAGAGGAAAACTCCTGAAAACTCCTAAACAGAAGTCTGAACAGAAGGAGTGTCTCACTGGAATAAAGAGGATCATGAAGACCCCAAGACAGAAAGCTGAGCCTGTTGAGGACCTGAGAGGGAAGATTTTGAAAACTCCAAAGCAGAAAGCTGAACAACAGGAGTGCCTCACTGCAGTGAAGAGAATAATGAAGACCCCAAGACAGAAGGCTGAACCTTTAGAGGACATAAGAGGGAAACTTATGACAACTCCCAAACAGAAGCCTGCACAACAGGAGTGTCTCACTGGAGTTAAGAGAATTTTTGAGACTCCCAAACAGCAAGCTGAACCCATTGAAGACCTTCGAGGAAAACTTCTGAAGACTCCCGAAGCCCCAGAGGCTGGCGATGTGAGCTTGGATGGTGTTAAAGAAGTCCTGCAGACACCAGCAAATGTTCAAGAATCTAAGGACctgtctgaaatgacaaatACGAAAACTCCAGACATGAAGAGCTCCCCGATGGTATGTCTCACAGGCATCAAGAGAATAATGAAGACACCAAAGCAGAAAAGCACTCCAGTCGAAGACATGGTTGGTGTGAAGAGGCTCATGAGGACTCCCAGAGAGAAAGGTGAACCTATTGAGGAGAACTTTGGGATCAAGAGACTGATGAAATCACCGAGGCTGAGGGGTATCGCTCCAGTGGAAGACTTTGAAGGACTTCAAGAGCTCATGGAGGAGCCACTGACTGATCCCATAGGACAACTCGAGACAAATGAG GATGAAGATCAAATGCCTGTGGATGATGGTGTAGATGTCACAAAAG aagtaaatgcaaatgaagTAGTGAATGACCATTTGGAGGAGCCAACTGGCATGGAAACTATCTCTCAGGCAGCTGCAGATGAGAATGTTACTCTGGAACAACCCAAAGTAGATGCAGTCGATGAGAATATACCTGAAGTGGAGAGTGCTGCTGGCAAAGTCACAGAAATGGATACAGCTGTCACGGATCTTGGCAATGACAAGAAATCTGCTCGAGGCAGAAGAGCAAAAACAGTGGAATCGAAACCAGCCCAGGATAAACAAGAGGCACCAGAACCTTTGGAGGAGCCTGTAGTCGCTGCTCCagtcagaggaagaagagggaagAAAACTGAAGCTACAGCACCACCCGCTGTTCGACAGACGACAAGAGGCAGaaatgccaagaccactgaaaGCAGGGATGTTGAGCTCACAGTGGAAGAAAGTGCTCCTCAGCCTTCTAAAGTCGCTCCTAAGCctaaaagaggaagaaatgcCACAAAAGCTTCTGATGATCAAGTTGAAATAATCCAAGGAACTGTCACTGAAATCGAAATGGCTGTAGAACCCGAGAGTGAACCGAGCCCAGCAGCAGTTGATGTCGACCACAAAGCAAATGACAGTGCAGCACCACTGGAGAAGGCTGTGTTGAAGCCCAGGCGAGGGAGAAAAGCTCAACAACCTGAACAGTCGGTACCAGAGCAGCAAGATGAGCCTTGCATGCAGACTGAGGATGTTCCTCAAGCTGATGTGACAAAAG AAGCTGATGCAAATGAAGCCTGCAGTGACCAGATGGAGGTGATGCCAAGTGgagctgaaaataaatcagatgcCAAGAAAACTATTCTCCAGACACCGGAAACTGAGAGTTTGCCTGATGTGGAGACAGCAGCTTGCAAAGTCACAGAAGTGAATGCAGGTGACGTTGAGAAAAAATCTGTTCGAGGTAGAAGAGCAAAAGTGGTGGAATCTAAAGAGGCTGAGGATAAACAGGAGGCAGCACAATATTCTGAGGAACCAGTTATTACAGCTCCagtcagaggaagaagagggaggaaagaggaggctACAGCACCACCTGCTGTTCGGCAAACAAAGAGAGGCAGAAATGCAAAATCCCAAGAAAGCTCCTCTGATCAGCCAGCTGTTGAAACACAGCTGATGACTGAGGTTTCCATTGAAGCTACGAGTGCCCAAACTTCTCTGATAAATGCCAGTCAAGAAAATGGTTCTGCACCTCCAGCAGAAGAAGCTGTTGTGAAGCCGCTTAGaggaagaaaaactaaacaaacaccTGTTGAGCCAGCTAagccagagccagaacaaaagGACGCAGTGAGTGGTGAACAAGCGCAACCTCAGCAGCCCATGCCTGCTACTGCTGCAAAACCcagaagagggagaaagacaAAGCTTGATACTGAAGAGCAACATGAGGTAGCAGAAGACACAGTGGTCAAGGTGGAGACCACTCTGCAGTCTGAGCCTCCAGTCAGGTCTAAGAGGGGAAGGAATGCCAAGCAAGAAGTTGCGGTGGAGAACAATGCCAAGACTGCAGAATCCCAAGAACCTGTTCAGAAAGGAAGGAGAACAAGAAAAACTCAGCAAGACCATGTAGAACCAAGAGAAGTCCAAACCACTGAAGTAGTTCCAGAGAAGGAAGAGGCTCCAGTTGCTGAACCAGTGACTGTAAATGAACAGGCTCCTGTGGCCACAAAGCCCAGGAGAGGAGGCcgaaaagcaaaacaagacactGAGAGTGTAACCCATGTGGAGTCCACTGAGGTCCAAGAGGTCCCTGTTGTCAGCTCCACAAGCAAACACCAACGCGGAAGGAGAGGAAAACAAGTTTCTGAAGAAGCTGCTGTAACTGCTGAGGATCCTGACTGTGACCTGGAAgctgaagagaagaaaaatgctGAGCCAGCTGCTCCAGTTGTTAAACCCAGCAAGGCAAGAGGAGTGAAAACTTCTGTGAAAAATGAGATTTCACAGACTGTCCCAGCGAAGAGAGCACGTCGAGGCgcagctcctcctcctgaaGAGGCCAGTGCAGAATCCACTGAGTCTGCTACAACTTCTATAGAACCagcaaagagagggagacgggcGGCAGCAAAGCCCACAAAAGATGAGGCCACGGTGACCAGTGACCATGCAAATCCCTCCGAAGATGTAAACAAGGCTGTtgtcaaagacacaaaaacgtCCAAAAGATCTGTCAAGTGGAAATCAGACTTGGTCGTCATTGAGATTCCTAAAGCAACACCTGTAAAGGCAGTTCGAGGTAGGAAGTCAAAACTTGGAGACCaagttgaaaacaaaaatgtgtctcaGGATGCCAACAAACCTGAAGAGGAGGATCTCTCAGATAAAGTTGCTGAAGCTCGGCCCGCCAAGAGAGCCAGGCGAGGGGCAGCTGCTGACAAAGCTGAAGCCACGAGCCACGTGGACCTTAAGGAAACCGCTGAAGCTGAAACCCAACCTAAAACACGAAGGGGAAGGTCGACAAAGAAGTAG